One Fundulus heteroclitus isolate FHET01 chromosome 1, MU-UCD_Fhet_4.1, whole genome shotgun sequence genomic window carries:
- the tuba5 gene encoding tubulin alpha 5 gives MRECISIHVGQAGVQTGNACWELFCLEHGVGPDGVFLEGPVAPNSREDPFNTFFNTGSFGRHVPRALFVDLEPSVIDEVRVGKYRALFHPEQLISGKEDAANNYARGHYTVGKELIDAVMERVRKMTDQCTGLQGFLVFHSIGGGTGSGFTSLLMERLSLDYGKKSKLEFAVYPAPQVSTAVVEPYNAILTTHTTLEHSDCAFMVDNEAIYDICRRNMNIETPGYVNLNRLIGQIVSSITASLRFDGALNVDLTEFQTNLVPFPRVHFPLVTYSPIISAEKAYHEQLTVAEITASCFEPTNQMVKCDPRRGKYMACCMLYRGDVVPKDVNAAIANIKTRRSIQFVDWCPTGFKVGINYQPPTAVPGGDLASVQRAVCMLSNTTAIAEAWARLDHKFDLMYAKRAFVHWYVGEGMEEGEFAEAREDLACLEKDYEELGRMSSDSEDEDEEV, from the exons ATG AGAGAGTGCATCTCCATCCATGTGGGCCAGGCAGGCGTTCAGACTggcaatgcatgctgggagctcTTCTGCTTAGAGCACGGCGTCGGTCCCGATGGCGTTTTCCTGGAGGGCCCCGTAGCTCCAAATTCCCGTGAAGATCCGTTCAACACTTTCTTCAACACCGGCAGTTTTGGCCGTCACGTTCCCAGAGCGCTCTTCGTGGACCTGGAGCCCTCAGTAATCG ATGAAGTGAGGGTCGGAAAGTACAGAGCGCTCTTCCACCCCGAGCAGCTGATCTCCGGAAAGGAGGACGCAGCCAACAACTACGCTCGCGGCCATTACACCGTCGGGAAAGAGCTCATCGATGCGGTCATGGAGCGGGTTCGCAAAATG ACAGATCAGTGCACGGGCCTGCAGGGCTTCCTTGTCTTTCACAGCATCGGAGGCGGCACCGGCTCCGGCTTCACCTCCCTCCTGATGGAGCGTCTCTCGTTGGACTACGGCAAGAAATCCAAGTTGGAGTTCGCGGTCTACCCGGCTCCCCAGGTGTCCACTGCCGTGGTGGAGCCCTACAACGCCATCCTGACCACACACACCACCCTGGAGCACTCCGACTGCGCCTTCATGGTGGACAACGAGGCCATCTACGACATCTGCCGCCGCAACATGAACATCGAAACCCCCGGTTACGTCAACCTCAACAGGTTGATCGGTCAGATCGTGTCCTCGATCACCGCCTCGCTTCGCTTCGACGGCGCCCTCAACGTTGACCTGACGGAGTTCCAGACCAACCTGGTGCCGTTTCCGCGCGTCCACTTCCCGCTGGTTACCTACTCGCCCATCATCTCAGCCGAGAAGGCCTACCACGAGCAGCTGACCGTGGCCGAGATCACCGCCTCCTGCTTCGAACCGACCAATCAGATGGTCAAGTGTGATCCTCGCCGCGGCAAGTACATGGCGTGCTGCATGCTGTATCGGGGAGACGTTGTCCCGAAGGATGTAAACGCTGCCATCGCTAATATAAAGACCAGACGCTCCATCCAGTTTGTAGACTGGTGCCCCACTGGCTTCAAG GTCGGTATTAATTACCAACCTCCCACTGCAGTGCCCGGCGGAGACCTGGCCAGCGTCCAGAGGGCCGTGTGCATGCTGAGCAACACCACCGCCATCGCTGAGGCCTGGGCCCGTCTGGACCACAAGTTCGACCTGATGTACGCCAAGCGGGCGTTCGTCCACTGGTACGTGGGCGAAGGCATGGAGGAGGGGGAGTTTGCCGAGGCCAGAGAGGACCTGGCCTGTTTGGAAAAGGATTACGAGGAGCTGGGTCGAATGAGCTCCGACTCTGAAGATGAGGATGAAGAAGTCTGA